A genome region from Clostridia bacterium includes the following:
- a CDS encoding nucleotidyltransferase domain-containing protein: MVRLSRRLEKLSLSPEQFTALKTLAQSQSDIGALYLHGSYGTELQTVLSDLDLAVLPVPGSSWDLEREIELLSDLLGIVRNDDVNLINLRRVPVTLQMRVLESGRLLYLRDEVMLADFKESVIRWYCDFQPDLRQLYADFDAGLREEFL, encoded by the coding sequence GTGGTACGGTTGAGTCGAAGGCTGGAAAAGCTGAGTCTCTCTCCAGAACAGTTCACAGCTTTAAAGACCCTGGCCCAGAGCCAAAGTGACATTGGCGCTCTCTACCTTCACGGTTCCTATGGCACCGAGCTGCAGACGGTGCTATCCGATCTAGATTTAGCGGTCTTGCCGGTGCCGGGAAGCTCCTGGGACTTGGAGCGGGAGATAGAGCTGCTTTCGGATCTACTTGGCATCGTTAGAAACGATGATGTTAACCTGATAAACCTGAGACGAGTACCGGTGACTCTGCAGATGCGGGTGCTGGAATCCGGCCGGCTCTTGTATCTTAGGGATGAAGTTATGTTGGCCGACTTTAAGGAAAGCGTTATCCGCTGGTATTGTGATTTCCAGCCTGACCTACGTCAATTGTACGCTGATTTCGACGCGGGGTTGCGGGAGGAGTTTCTATGA
- a CDS encoding UDP-glucose 4-epimerase: MAEQVLADLAASPASLALAGRGTVAKSAPSSALSKDYPAGRATLARAAKLVSREVAATSSFGENGLAAPVPGFHPSPEFRYVALRYFNVAGADPQGRIGESTAAPTHLITVAMRTALGELPCLNVFGTDYPTPDGSCIRDYIHVEDLADAHILALEYLLDGGPSQVYNCGYGRGYSVLEVVESTKKVTGVDFPVRHVPRRPGDPPALVADATRIRRELGWQPRYDDLDFILQTAWNWEKNQHRRN, from the coding sequence ATGGCCGAGCAGGTGCTGGCCGACCTGGCGGCATCGCCTGCCAGCCTGGCCCTAGCAGGCCGCGGGACCGTCGCCAAAAGTGCCCCAAGCAGCGCCCTAAGCAAGGACTACCCGGCCGGCCGCGCAACGCTTGCCAGGGCAGCCAAGCTAGTATCCCGAGAGGTAGCGGCAACTTCTTCCTTCGGGGAAAATGGGTTAGCCGCACCCGTTCCCGGCTTTCATCCTAGCCCCGAATTCCGTTACGTGGCCCTCCGCTACTTCAACGTTGCCGGAGCTGATCCCCAAGGGCGCATCGGTGAGAGCACCGCCGCTCCCACCCACCTCATCACCGTAGCCATGCGTACCGCCCTAGGCGAGCTACCCTGCCTCAACGTATTCGGGACTGATTACCCTACCCCGGATGGCTCCTGCATCCGCGATTACATCCACGTGGAAGATCTGGCCGACGCCCACATCTTAGCCCTAGAATACCTCCTCGACGGAGGCCCAAGCCAGGTATACAATTGTGGCTACGGCAGGGGTTACTCGGTACTGGAAGTAGTAGAGAGCACTAAGAAGGTGACCGGAGTTGATTTCCCGGTGCGCCATGTCCCCAGGCGCCCCGGCGATCCTCCGGCTCTGGTAGCTGACGCCACCAGGATCCGGCGTGAGCTGGGCTGGCAGCCCCGCTACGACGATCTAGACTTCATCCTCCAGACCGCCTGGAACTGGGAGAAAAACCAGCACCGGCGCAACTAA